Genomic DNA from Streptococcus uberis:
TAAACGAGTGATGAAAAGCATTAATGCACGCTAAAAAGAGCTCCCAATTCATTTTGGGAACTCTATTTTTTTTCTTTAACGATATAGACAGGTCTTTTTTTAGTTTCTAAGAATATTTTTGAGATGTATTTACCAATAATCCCCATGCAGAAAAGTTGAATTCCCCCCATAAATAAGATAATGGAAACTGTACTAGCCCAGCCAGATACAGGGTCATCAAAGAGGAGCTTACGGACAACAATAAAGATGATGGCTAATAGGGAAAGAAGAAAGCTAAGGGTGCCTACCCAGGTTGCTAGTGCGAGTGGTACTTCCGAGAAATTGATAAAGCCATCTAAAGAATAGCGGATTAAGTCAAAAAAATGCCATGATGTTTTGCCCTTTTGCCGTTCACGGTTATCATAACTGATATAAGTCGTTTTGAAACCAACCCAGGAGAAAATACCTTTTGAAAAGCGATTTACTTCCCCAAGTTCCAGAATGCTTTCAAGGACCTGTCGGGTCATCAAGCGGAAATCTCGAACCCCATCGATCATTTCAGTGTCTGATATTTTTGCAATAAGGTAATAAAACAGTTTTGAGCAGATAGACCTAATAAAGGGTTCCCCTTTGCGGTTGATTCTTCGCGTACCAACCACGTCATAACCTTTTTGCAATTGTGCATACATCATTGGAATTAATTCTGGTGGATCCTGTAAATCAGCATCCATAACGGTAATGTAATCTCCTTTTGCTTCCTCTAACCCGGCTAATAGCCCAGCTTCTTTCCCAAAATTTCTTGAAAAAGAAAGGTAGTGAACATTGGCATGATTTGCATGTAATTGTCTTAGAATGTCTAGAGTCTTGTCTTTTGATCCATCATCAATAAAAATATACTCAAAAGTTAAGTCTTGTGTCATGGCATGCTCGATGACCTGCATCTGTTTAAAAAAAATCGGTATTGTTTCTTCCTCGTTAAAACAGGGAACAATGATTGATAATAATTTCATAGTCGCACTTTCATCTTTTTTGTCTATTGACAAATTGTAACATAAAAAGGTCTTGAATGAAAAGAAAAGGAGAGACCGAAGCCTCTCCTAATAGTTGTCATTATCTATTCAAGTCGATCACTTCAATTTTATAGCCATCTGGATCTTGGATAAAGTAATAGCGTGCCGATTTGTCTGTTAAACCTTTTATATCAGTCACAGAATAGCCTGCTTGGACATGTTTGTCATAATCAGCTTGGAAATCTTCTGAACCAATCGCAATATGGCCATAGCCATTACCTAAGTCGTAGGCCTCATGACCATAGTTATAAGTAAGTTCTAATTCGTAGTCTTCACCTTCAAGAGCAAGATAGACAAGTGTAAATTTACTATCTGGGAAATCACGTCGTCGCGTTTCCTTAAAAGGAAAAGCAGTGGTGTAGAATGCTAGGGATTCTTCTAAATTTTTAACACGGATACAAGTATGTAAAGCTTTCATTTAGGACTCCTTTTATTTAACAATTGAAATAACATCTTCGCGAGCTTTGCGCGTTTGTGGATGACGAGGATCTCTGAGACGATATCCAAGTGATAACATGCTAGCAATGCCTTCTTTCTCAGGGTCAATCACACCATGTTTCGCCAGAATGTCATCAACTTTTTGATAGTCAAAGCCTTCAATAGGACAGGAATCAATGCCCATGAGAGCAGCATTGGTCATCATGCTTCCAAGTGCAATGTAAGTTTGCTTAGCTGTCCAGTCAAACAAAGCGCGTGGATTGTCTGCCATATCCATATCACGTTTTTGAAATTCCTCATAGGTTTTCAAACGGCTTTTTAACCCATCTTCATCTGTGATGCCCCTACGAATCAAACTATCCAGATGTGATTGGCCGTCATAACGAGCGTTTTTTTCTGCTAGGAGTAAAATGAAGTGACTAGCTGTTTCTAATTGATATTGAGCACCCCATGCCACTTCTTTAATTTCGGATTTAATGTCTTGATTTTCCAAAACAACAAATCGCCAGCCTTCCAAACCAACGGAAGAGGGACTACGCCATGCCCCATCCAGTAAAAGATTCAAATCGTCATCGGAAATTTTCTGATCATTATAAACACGAACAGCAGTCCGGAAATAATAAGCATCATGAATGCGTTTTCTGATATCGTCCATATGTGAATATCCTCCCTGTTTCTGATACTTTTATGATAGCACAAAGCTAAGCGGAAAACAAAAACTCTTCTTGAAAATCCTGTCATCAAATATCAGATTGCTTAAGCATTGGTGCCCTTATTCGGGGCTATAGTTGAAAAAACATGCCAGAGGAGTAAGCATTCACAAATCACAGCAAGGCTCTTAAATAGGAAAATATCAGAAAAGTATTGACAACGCTTACATATGAGGGTATAATGCTTTTACGAAAGGCAAGACATTCTTTATAAAGGAGACATATGATGTTAGAAGTCTTATTGATTGTATCAACATTTTTTCTGTTCATAATTTTTATCTCCTTATTAATTGGGATAAAAAGAAGAAGTAGCCAGATGAGTGATCACCAATACCTTGTTTATTTTGAACAGGTCAATCACACCATTGATCTAAATGATAACAGTAATCTGAAAAATAAAGTGACAATACTTTCCGAAAATCCCGAAAAAGGAATTTATACCATAAGAACACACTTGACTGATATTAAGGTTAAAGAATTATTGATGAGGGAATACCGATTGACCTTAAGCCAAGTGTTTGTCATTACAGAACAGATTGAACACCAATTAGAATTAGTCTAAAAGCAATTACCAAAGGGGGTAATTGCTTTTTTAATAGGGAAAAATTTTTTGTCAACTTTCCAATTTCCGCATCATTACGGAAATAGTGTGTGTTGAAATTGAAAGCGTATACACATATAATTAAAATGTAAACAAAATAAATAAACATTAGGAGGCAGTCATAATGACTAAAGCGTTAATCATCTGTGCCGGAGGCATGTCATCATCACTCATTGCTAAAAAAACTCAAACTTTGCTTGCGGAACAAGGTGTTGAAGTTGAAATGAATGCCGTAGGTGTTCCAGAAGGAGCAAAACGCATCGCATCTTCTGAATATGATTTATATTTAGTAAGTCCTCAAACAAAAATGCACTTCAAACAATTTGCAGATGCAGGTGAAAAAGTTGGCAAACCAGTTGTTCAAATCCCACCTCAAGCTTATATTCCAATCCCAATGGGAATTGAAAAAATGGCTACACTTGTTAAAGAAAACATCTAATTTAATTTTTTGAAAATTTAGTATAATGGAGATAGGACTTTTTCAAAAAGGAGACAACAGATGTTGGGACAAAAAGAAAAACTTATCTTACAATACCTGTACTTAAATAGAGGAAATTTTGTCACGAGTAAGGAGTTGGCAGAACATCTATCTTGTTCGGATAGGACTGTTAGAACTTACATTAAAACCTTGATTTCATTTATTGAAAAGAAGGAAGGGCTAGAAATCATCTCAAAGCAGGGATATGGGTATCAGTTGGACTTAGCCAATGAATCTGTCTATCTTAATTTGATTTCGGATAATAACATTCGTTTAGGTACTGAAAATATTGACATTAACGATCGTCATAATTTCATCATTAACCAGCTTATCTTTGAACAGAAAGAGATTTTCTTTGATGATTTAATGGATCAATTATATGTCAGTAGATCAACATTATCCTCAGATTTTAAAAAAATTCGACATGAATTGGCTCGCTATGATTTAAAGATTGAAAGCAGAGCAAATAAGGGTGTCTATGTGAGTGGCGCTGAACATAATAAGCGCCACTTCATTATGGATTACTTCTTTAGTGGCAATTTCTTAAAAAATATTCATCAGTATGTTGGGGATGATTTCTTCAAGTTACCCATTAGTTTTGAAGAATTAACCATTATTGTTTTAGATGAATGCCGTAGTCAGTCTTTGAAACTATCTGACTTTGTTATTCAAAATTTAATTGTCCATATTGCTTTAGCTATTTCTCGAGTTAATGACGGATTTAAAATTTCTCAATTAAGCATTGATGAAAAAAAATTCAAAACAGAAATTTTAGTAGCCACTAATATACTTAGACGTGTGGAATATGTGACTGGAACAGATTTTCCAACGGAAGAAATTAACTACATTGCTTTACATTTGATTTCGGAGAGCATTCATACTGATAATTCAGAGTCCCTCGAACGGATTAGTTTAAGACAAGATTTGTCAGAAGCGGCAGCCGAGATTGATTTGCATTATGGTTACCAATTTGCACAAGATTTCACTTTTATTGAAGGGTTACTTAAACACCTAGAAGTGCTCCTGGAACGTGTTAAAAATAATGTCCGTTTGGATAATCCACTTTTAGATGACATTCAGTCGCAATATAAGGAAGCTTTTGTGATTTCCAGAAGTTTAATGAGTCATCTTAATTACTTTAAAGATTTTCACTTATCAGATGATGAAATTGCCTATGTGACCTTACACCTTTTAGCAGGCATTGAGCGTTTTTATCAAAACAATAAGATGAATGCTTTGGTTATTTGTGCGACGGGTTATGGTAGTGCACAAATGTTACGTATGCGTTTGGAAAATGAGTTGGGAAGACAGTTAAATATCGTCAATTTGGTCGGCTATTATGATATTACCGATGCCAGACTGGAAGGTATTGATTTGATTATCTCGACGATTGATTTATCGAATTTGGTCTTTTCAGTCCCTGTCTTTACAGTTAGTGTTTTTCTAAAGGATGAAGAAGTTCAAATGATTAAAGACGGCTTACTTCATTTAGAGTCAAAACACCATAGAAGTCAAAAGGAATCAGGTTCCTTATCAGACCAATCTAGCTTCAGTCGTTATTTCTCAAAAGATCGCTTTATCATTTTAGAAAAAAGCGATAAAAAAACAGTTCTTTCCAAACTAGTCGCTTTATTAGATGATGGTGATTGTGAGGAATACCAAGTTTCCATGCTTGACTTAATTGCTAATAGGGAATCCATGAGTACGGTTATTTTTGATCAAGAAATCGCTGTGCCTCATCCACTAAAAGCCATTGATAAGGAAGGGAAAATTGGGGTAGCTATCGTTCCTGATGGTGTCGATTGGGAAGAAGGATTTAACGCCATTAAGATTATCTTTCTTGTTTCCCCATCCATTTACAAGAATGACGGTCTAGCAAGTATGACCAAATTAATGGTAGATTTAACAGAAAACCCACAAGCAAAAGAAGCTATTATCAAATCTCAAACTTTTGATGAATTTAAAAACATAATATTAGACATGAAATAGGAGAATAGAATGACAACAGATGAATTACAAATGGCTGCTTTTGAAATTATTTTAAACAGTGGCAATTCTAGAACAACAGTTCATGAAGCATTTGCAGCAATGCGCGAAGGCAACTATGACAAAGCAGCGGAATTACTAGAGTCTGCTAACGAAGAATTACTTTTAGCGCATAAAGCACAAACACATCTCTTGCAAGAATACGCAGGTGGAACTGAAATCAAAATTGAAATTATTATGGTACATGCGCAAGATCACTTGATGACAACCATGACACTTAGAGAAGTAGCCTTAGAAATGTTGGAACTGTATAAAAAAGTACAATAAGGATTTAAGCAAAAGGAGTTTTTAGATGAACAGAGCAGAAAAAGAAAGAGTGGAAACACTACGTAAAACAAATGCGATTAAGACAATGTACTATACACGTTATTTTATGGTTCGATATGTCGTCACATTTTTCTTCTTTGTCAATCTTTATTGGGCAATTATGCTTTATTTATCAAAAGCTTCAGCAGTTGCTTTTCTTCCAATTTTATTAGGAGCTTTTGCAGGATTTGCCATGTGGGAACAGTTTAGAATGTTTACAACAGAGCAAAAAGAAGCAAAAGTTAGCAAATTATTTTTCAAAACAACGATTGCGGTAAACAGTTGTTTAATGATTTTGGCA
This window encodes:
- a CDS encoding glycosyltransferase family 2 protein → MKLLSIIVPCFNEEETIPIFFKQMQVIEHAMTQDLTFEYIFIDDGSKDKTLDILRQLHANHANVHYLSFSRNFGKEAGLLAGLEEAKGDYITVMDADLQDPPELIPMMYAQLQKGYDVVGTRRINRKGEPFIRSICSKLFYYLIAKISDTEMIDGVRDFRLMTRQVLESILELGEVNRFSKGIFSWVGFKTTYISYDNRERQKGKTSWHFFDLIRYSLDGFINFSEVPLALATWVGTLSFLLSLLAIIFIVVRKLLFDDPVSGWASTVSIILFMGGIQLFCMGIIGKYISKIFLETKKRPVYIVKEKK
- the gloA gene encoding lactoylglutathione lyase, whose product is MKALHTCIRVKNLEESLAFYTTAFPFKETRRRDFPDSKFTLVYLALEGEDYELELTYNYGHEAYDLGNGYGHIAIGSEDFQADYDKHVQAGYSVTDIKGLTDKSARYYFIQDPDGYKIEVIDLNR
- a CDS encoding NAD(P)H-dependent oxidoreductase — encoded protein: MDDIRKRIHDAYYFRTAVRVYNDQKISDDDLNLLLDGAWRSPSSVGLEGWRFVVLENQDIKSEIKEVAWGAQYQLETASHFILLLAEKNARYDGQSHLDSLIRRGITDEDGLKSRLKTYEEFQKRDMDMADNPRALFDWTAKQTYIALGSMMTNAALMGIDSCPIEGFDYQKVDDILAKHGVIDPEKEGIASMLSLGYRLRDPRHPQTRKAREDVISIVK
- a CDS encoding PTS cellobiose transporter subunit IIB; protein product: MMTKALIICAGGMSSSLIAKKTQTLLAEQGVEVEMNAVGVPEGAKRIASSEYDLYLVSPQTKMHFKQFADAGEKVGKPVVQIPPQAYIPIPMGIEKMATLVKENI
- a CDS encoding BglG family transcription antiterminator; this translates as MLGQKEKLILQYLYLNRGNFVTSKELAEHLSCSDRTVRTYIKTLISFIEKKEGLEIISKQGYGYQLDLANESVYLNLISDNNIRLGTENIDINDRHNFIINQLIFEQKEIFFDDLMDQLYVSRSTLSSDFKKIRHELARYDLKIESRANKGVYVSGAEHNKRHFIMDYFFSGNFLKNIHQYVGDDFFKLPISFEELTIIVLDECRSQSLKLSDFVIQNLIVHIALAISRVNDGFKISQLSIDEKKFKTEILVATNILRRVEYVTGTDFPTEEINYIALHLISESIHTDNSESLERISLRQDLSEAAAEIDLHYGYQFAQDFTFIEGLLKHLEVLLERVKNNVRLDNPLLDDIQSQYKEAFVISRSLMSHLNYFKDFHLSDDEIAYVTLHLLAGIERFYQNNKMNALVICATGYGSAQMLRMRLENELGRQLNIVNLVGYYDITDARLEGIDLIISTIDLSNLVFSVPVFTVSVFLKDEEVQMIKDGLLHLESKHHRSQKESGSLSDQSSFSRYFSKDRFIILEKSDKKTVLSKLVALLDDGDCEEYQVSMLDLIANRESMSTVIFDQEIAVPHPLKAIDKEGKIGVAIVPDGVDWEEGFNAIKIIFLVSPSIYKNDGLASMTKLMVDLTENPQAKEAIIKSQTFDEFKNIILDMK
- a CDS encoding PTS cellobiose transporter subunit IIA, whose amino-acid sequence is MTTDELQMAAFEIILNSGNSRTTVHEAFAAMREGNYDKAAELLESANEELLLAHKAQTHLLQEYAGGTEIKIEIIMVHAQDHLMTTMTLREVALEMLELYKKVQ